In one Kwoniella botswanensis chromosome 3, complete sequence genomic region, the following are encoded:
- a CDS encoding oxoglutarate dehydrogenase (succinyl-transferring), E1 component: MIRTIPRNIHLDARPSAKIARSLAVARPSILQKRTYATEAQPPSKNDLFANGGNTYYTEEMYRLWKQDPKAVHSSWAVYFSGLDKGLPSSSAYTPPPGFIGAASSVPTAADGSPKMNVEGSGDVTDYLKVQLLIRAYQVRGHHIANLDPLHISDADLDSRVPPELKLEYYGWTEADLKKEFKLSDGILPRFKGSVESDKLTLGQIIEELKRMYCTHVGVQYVHIVDRGQCDWLRERVEIPVQWNYTTEEKRMILDRLMWSELFEKFIASKYPNEKRFGLEGCESLIPGMKALIDRSVDSGVKSIVMGMPHRGRLNVLGNVIRKPIEAILNEFANTDKDDTGGGDVKYHLGANYVRPTPSGKKVSLSLVANPSHLEAEDPVVLGKTRAIQHFEGDEGTGDSAMGVLLHGDAAFAGQGVVYETTGMQGLPNYGTGGTVHLIVNNQIGFTTDPRFARSTPYPSDIAKSIDAPIFHVNGDDVEAVNYVCTLAADWRAKFKKDVVVDIVCYRRYGHNETDQPSFTQPKMYKAIQKQPTVLSIYTDKLIKEGTFTEKEIDEHRQWVWGMLEKAYDGSKDYKPSAREWLSSSWEGFPTPKELAENVLPHLPTGTEEETLKKIGDVISSFPEGFTPHKNLARIIATRGKSVAEGKNIDWSTAEALAFGALCLEGTHVRISGQDVERGTFSQRHAVVHDQENEQTYVALKHLGGEQGSFTVCNSHLSEFGTLGFELGYSLVSPNSLTIWEAQFGDFANNAQCIIDQFIASGERKWLQRTGLVLSLPHGYDGQGPEHSSGRIERFLQLCDDEPRIYPSAEKLDRQHQDCNMQIVYPTTPANYFHVLRRQIKRDFRKPLVVFFSKSLLRHPQARSSLEEMTGDSVFQRYLPEPHPENLVEPEKIRRHVLCTGQVYFQLLKEREDKGINDVAISRIEQLSPLPYDLLTPHLDKYPNADVVWAQEEPLNNGAWTYVQPRLITALKETQHHVGKVPIYAGRKPSSSVATGNKNAHKKEIEMINEMAFASAEESQ; this comes from the exons ATGATACGAACGATACCGAGGAATATACATCTCGACGCCAGACCTAGCGCGAAAATCGCTAGGTCACTCGCCGTCGCCAGGCCTTCCATCTTACAGAAACGAACTTATGCTACCGAAGCTCAGCCACCAAGTAAGAATGACCTGTTTGCCAATGGTGGAAACACATACTATACCGAGGA GATGTACCGACTTTGGAAACAAGATCCAAAGGCCGTTCACTCTTCTTGGGCTGTTTACTTCTCTGGACTTGATAAAGgtcttccatcatcttccgcttaCACCCCACCACCTGGATTCATCGGCGCTGCCAGTTCAGTACCTACAGCTGCCGATGGTAGCCCAAAGATGAATGTGGAAGGTAGTGGAGATGTAACCGATTACCTCAAA GTCCAACTCCTCATCAGAGCTTATCAAGTCCGAGGACATCATATCGCCAATCTTGATCCCCTTCACATTTCTGACGCCGACCTCGACAGCCGTGTACCCCCCGAGTTAAAACTCGAATACTACGGTTGGACAGAGGCAGACCTGAAAAAGGAATTCAAACTCAGTGATGGTATCCTTCCTCGATTCAAGGGATCGGTAGAGAGTGATAAACTGACTCTGGGTCAGATCATCGAGGAGTTAAAGAGGATGTACT GTACCCACGTTGGTGTGCAATACGTCCACATCGTCGACAGAGGACAATGTGACTGGTTGAGAGAACGAGTAGAAATTCCCGTACAATGGAACTACACCACTGAGGAAAAGAGAATGATCCTCGATCGATTGATGTGGTCTGAACTTTTCGAGAAATTCATTGCTTCAAAATACCCCAACGAAAAGAGATTCGGTTTAGAAGGCTGTGAATCCTTGATCCCCGGTATGAAAGCCTTAATAGATCGATCAGTCGACTCCGGTGTGAAATCAATTGTCATGGGTATGCCTCATAGAGGTCGACTTAACGTTCTCGGAAACGTGATCAGGAAACCTATCGAAGCCATCTTGAACGAATTCGCCAACACCGACAAAGATGAtactggtggtggtgatgtcAAATACCACTTGGGAGCCAACTATGTTCGACCCACACCCAGTGGAAAGAAAGTATCCCTTTCCCTTGTCGCCAACCCTTCTCATTTGGAGGCTGAGGATCCTGTCGTGCTTGGTAAGACCCGAGCTATCCAGCATTTCGAGGGTGACGAAGGAACCGGTGATTCAGCTATGGGTGTCTTGCTCCATGGTGATGCTGCTTTCGCTGGTCAAGGTGTTGTTTACGAGACCACCGGTATGCAAGGTCTCCCCAACTACGGTACTGGTGGTACCGTTCATTTGATCGTTAACAACCAAATCGGTTTCACCACCGACCCTCGATTCGCTCGATCAACTCCCTACCCATCTGATATCGCTAAATCCATCGATGCCCCTATCTTCCACGTTAACGGTGACGATGTAGAAGCCGTCAACTACGTCTGTACCCTTGCTGCCGACTGGAGAGCCAAGTTCAAGAAGGACGTGGTCGTCGACATCGTTTGTTACAGAAGATACGGTCACAACGAAACCGATCAACCTTCATTTACTCAACCCAAGATGTACAAGGCCATTCAGAAACAACCTACCGTCTTGTCCATTTACACCGACAAGTTGATCAAGGAAGGTACCTTCAccgagaaggagattgacGAGCACCGACAATGGGTTTGGGGTATGTTGGAGAAAGCTTACGATGGATCTAAAGATTACAAACCATCCGCCCGAGAATGGCTCTCATCGTCATGGGAAGGTTTCCCTACACCCAAGGAACTTGCCGAGAACGTCCTTCCCCACTTGCCCACCGGaactgaagaagaaacccTCAAGAAGATTGGAGATGTCATCTCGTCATTCCCTGAAGGTTTCACTCCTCACAAGAACCTTGCTAGAATTATCGCTACTAGAGGAAAGTCTGTTGCCGAGGGTAAAAACATTGATTGGTCGACTGCTGAAGCTTTGGCGTTCGGTGCTTTGTGCCTCGAGGGAACACACGTTAGAATTTCAGGTCAAGATGTCGAGAGAGGTACTTTCTCACAGAGACATGCTGTCGTTCACGATCAAGAGAACGAACAGACTTACGTCGCATTGAAACACCTCGGTGGCGAACAAGGGTCATTCACCGTCTGTAACTCGCATTTGTCCGAATTTGGTACTTTAGGTTTCGAACTGGGTTATTCATTGGTATCACCTAACAGTTTGACCATCTGGGAAGCTCAATTCGGTGATTTCGCCAACAACGCCCAGTGTATCATTGATCAATTCATTGCATCCGGTGAAAGGAAATGGTTACAACGAACTGGTTTAGTGCTCTCCTTACCCCACGGTTACGATGGTCAAGGTCCTGAACACTCGTCAGGTAGAATTGAACGATTCTTACAGCTCTGTGATGACGAACCTAGAATTTACCCATCCGCTGAGAAACTGGATAGACAACATCAGGATTGCAATATGCAAATTGTTTACCCAAC TACCCCCGCGAACTACTTCCACGTATTGAGACGACAAATAAAGCGAGATTTCCGAAAGCCT CTCGTTGTGTTCTTCTCTAAATCTCTCTTGCGACACCCACAAGCTCGATCGTCTCTCGAGGAAATGACCGGTGACAGTGTCTTCCAAAGATACTTGCCTGAACCTCATCCCGAAAACTTGGTCGAACCGGAGAAGATTCGAAGACACGTCTTGTGTACTGGTCAGGTTTACTTCCAATTGCTGAAGGAGCGTGAAGACAAGGGTATAAATGATGTTGCCATCTCGAGAATCGAACAATTGTCACCTTTACCTTACGACTTGTTGACTCCTCATTTGGATAAATACCCTAACGCCGATGTCGTCTGGGCCcaagaggag CCTCTCAACAACGGTGCTTGGACATACGTTCAACCGCGATTGATCACCGCGTTGAAAGAGACCCAACATCACGTTGGTAAGGTCCCTATCTACGCCGGTAGGAAACCTTCCTCATCAGTTGCTACCGGTAACAAGAACGCGCACaagaaggagattgagatgatcaacgaGATGGCTTTTGCTTCTGCTGAAGAATCGCAATAA